The segment atgatcatggctgatcatccagaatcagtaccccgttcctgctttctccccatatcccttgattccgttagcccttaagagctatatccaaatctctcttgaatccatccagagaattggcctccactgccttctgtggcagagaattccacagattcacaactctctgggtgaaaatgtttttcctcatctcagtcctaaatggccaaccccttgttcttaaactgtgacccctagttctggactcccccaacatggggaacatttttcctgcatctagcctgtccaatcccttaagaattttatgtttctataagatcccctctcatccttctaaattccagtgaatacaagcccataagaaacaggctcttcgcctatcgagttcacattagttctatgttccaAGGAGAGGCAGAGAAAGAGATGTAAGCAAAGATGGCAAAAATCATTGAACTTCTCACACCTGTCCCGTTACTCAGTTATTTTGCCACATTTCTTTGCATATCTTACTGCGCCTCCACAATATATCGTTACAAGGCTACAAAATTAGTTTCTATATAGTTACAAGGTCAGTGAGATAAAAACATAGaacatgaaaggaagcatgcaggcacagcaggcagtgaagaaatccaatggcatgttggccttcattgcgagaggatttgagtttcggagcaaggaggtccctggtgagaccacacctggagtactgtgtgcagttggacagggccctggtgagaccacacctggagtattgtgtgcagttgtacagggccctggtgagaccacacctggagtattgtgtgcagttgtacagggccctggtgagaccacacctggagtattgtgtgcagttgtacagggccctggtgagaccacacctggagtattgctcttggtttagtttactttagagaaacagcattgaaacagggccttcgacccaccgagtccagactgaccagcgatccctgtacaacagcactattctacacacttagggacaatttgcaatttttacagaaaccaaataacctacagaaggtatcacaaaatgctggagtaactcagcaggtcaggctgcatctctggagagaaggaatgggtgacgtttcgggtcgagacccttcttcagactgatgtcagtggggggggacaaagaaaagatataggtggagacaggaagacagtgggagaactgggaagggggaggggaagagagggacagaggaactatctaaagttggagaagtcgatgttcataccgctgggctgcaagctgctcaagcgaaatatgaggtgctgttcctccaatttccggtgggccgcactatggcactggaggaggcccatgacagaaaggtcagactgggagtgggagggggagttgaagtgctcggccaccgggatatcaggttggttaaggcggactgagcgaaggtgttgagcgaaacgatcgtcgagcctgtgtttggtctcgccgatgtagagaagttgacctcTGGAACagataacctactaacctgtatgtctttggagtgcaggaggaaaccagagcacacggagaaaactcacgtagtcacagggagaacgtacaaactccgtacagacagtacccacagtcaggatcgaacccgctgttcctgttttgtacatatttttaaatattctgaagaaatgtttatttttggaaaaacaAGTCTTATCTGGAACAAGCAGTACTCTGGATGATAAACAAAATGTAACACAGCAACAGAGGCAAAGTGAGTGAAGAGAAAATAATACCCATGTACATTGTGAGCAGAACCAAACATAAGCAACGTTGGCTTGTGTCTGTGGGTAATGAATGAACGCTTGTGTTTCTGCACAATCTCAGCCCACAATGCAAGCTAAAGGCATCGTGGAAACAttcaaaaactaaaacaaaaccttGCACTGACGTTTAACTCCATCCACAAAGAAGTAAGATCATAAGTTACCAATctacaagagagaaggaatgggatcttTGCACCACTCTAGGGGATAAGTGTGGCTGCAACAGTAAAGGTCCTAACGCACTGTTTGATAAGTTCAGtgagcagtggcacagctggtagagctgccgcctcccaGCGACACAGACGCAGGGtcaatcctgaccttcggtgctgtttgtgtggagtccaCACGtccatcccacttctgacaccatgttgtgctgaccgtataataacagaaaccttacacctggataatgctccaaagactttattaactacatagcaagctcgacctcacgcctgcacgttccacttacactaacctgaATCACcgaagcagtggtcactcaaaagctaaaggggcataactacaaaagcatgacacataacatgagtgacaccattacactaatctacagtgaccacatgggtttcctctgggtgctcccattacctcccacatccccagagcgtgcaggtttgtcgatgaattggcctctgtaaatggtgccattacgtagggagtggatgtgaaagtggaataacacagaactagtgtaaacgggtgatcgatggtgggcatggactcggggggctgaagggcctgtttccatgctatatctctaaactaaactaaactaaacacctggaGTAATGATTGACTCACCAGGTCCATAGAcacgtaggaaaaaaaactgcagatgctggtttaaatcgaaggtagacacaaaatgctggagtaactcagcgggtcaggcagcatctcgggagagaaggaatgggtgacgtttcgggtcgagacccttcttcagactgatgtcaggggagggggcgggacaaagataggatgtagtcagagacaggaagactagtgggagaactgggaagggggtcggGATAGAGAGGGGacgcagggactacctgaagttagggaagtcattCATaccctggggtgtaaactacccaagcgaaatatgaggtcctgttaactctttaactccccctcccattcccaatctgacctttctgtcctgggcctcctccattgtcagagtgaggcccagcgcaaattggaggaacagcaccccatatttatacattctccatgtggcccgcgtgggttttctccgggtgctccggtctccctcCAAATTCcaaaagcaggtttgtaggttaattggtttctgtgaattgtaaatgtCCGCTAGTGTGTAGGCTATAGCTGGTGTATGAGgttatcactggtcagcacggactgagTGGCCAACAGGCCTGGTTCAACCTAGCACCTCTCTAAACTCTAACCTCTAAAATGCAGCTAGAAACAAATCTTACTTTTTGACGATAAATGAGCACAAGCTGTTGAAAACAATTGAAGAGGCAAACGATTTTATCTGATCAATCTGATAGGAGCTTTCTGACACTTCTCTGATCTTTAAGTATTTTTCGAGAAGAGTTTTAGTATGTGAATTTGCAGGAGTTCCATTCTTTGTGGAAGTGGGTAAAGATACAAGTTGCAGGGAGCTACGTTGGCTAAGGCGTAACCCCCTTACCTCACCTGAAAGAACAGTTGTCAACCCAAGAGAAACCTGCAAGAATGGATGCTGATCCTCGCTCGGGCCAGTGTGCTTGCACTTTGTGTGGATCCTCTCCCAGGTGTAACAAGTGGAATGgagaagggagagccagtggatgtggtgtatcaggactttcacaaagcctttgacaaggtcccacacaagagattagtgtgcaaaattagagcacatggtgttgggggtagggtattgacatggatagcgaactggttggcagacaggaagcaaagtgtaggaattaatgggtccttttcagaatggcaggcagtgaccagtggggtaccgcaaggctctatgctgggaccgcagctatttacaatatacattaacgatttagacgagggaattaaatgtaacatctctaagcttgtgaatgacacaaagctgggtgacagtgtgagctgtgaggaggatggtatgaggttgcagggtgacttggataggttgggtgagtgggcagatgcatggcagatgcagtataatgtggataaatgtgaggttatccactttggtggcaagaagaagaaggcagattattacctgaatggtgtcagattaggaaaaggggagatgcaacgagacctgggtgtcattgtacaccagtcactgaaagtaaacatgcaggtacagcaggcagtgaagaaagctaatggcacgttggccttcattgcgagaggatttgagtttaggaggtcctgctgcagttgtacaaggtcctgctgagaccgcacctgaatgcattcaagagagagctagatagagatcttaaggatagcggagtcagggggtatggggagaaggcaggaacggggtactgattgagaatgatcagcaatgatcacattgaatggtggtgctggctcgaagggccgaatggcctcctcctgcacctattgtccattgtctattgtctaaagtccgatcaaagatagtccgagggtcaccaatggggtagatagtagttcaggactgctctctggttgtggtaggatggttcagttgccaactTTAttatgtaggaatgaactgcagatgctggtttacagcgaagatagacacaaagtgctggagtaactcagcgggtcagaaaaggaacaggtgacgtttcggagaagaagggtctcaatctcgAAGAAGGTTAGAGAGGAAAAATGTAAAAGaagttgaggggcaacttttccacgtgGAGGCTGGTGGGCACATGGAACGAGGAAGTCGTGGAGACAAGCACAACAACAACAGTTAcatgacgtttggacaggtatacGGGAAGGAAAGGTTGAGCGGGATAATGGGCCAGTAGACGCCAAATGGGAGAAACTTGGATGGGACAATGGTTAATTAGTCTGGAGGGCTGGTTTTCATACTGTATGAatcaatgattctatgactctaaaagcatAGACTCTAAAAgtaagaaacttacaaaattcttaaggggttggacaggctagatgcaggaagattgttcccgatgttggggaaatccagaaccaggggtcacagtttaaggataagggggaaggcttttaggaccgagatgagaacgttttttttcacacacagagtggtgaatctgtggaattctctgccacagaaggtagttgaggccagttcattggctatatttaagagggagttagatgtggcccttgtggctaaagggatcagggggtatggagagaaggcaggtacgggatattgagttggatgatcagccatgatcatattgaatggcggtgcaggctcaaagggccgaatggcctactcctgtacctattttctatgtttctatgtttctatgtttctatatggcaATTCTCTTTTACTTAAAAGCTAATGATCTGAGGGAGGACTAAATCATTCAAGGCAGCGACTGCTGAATCTCTGGATTGTCCaacccagagggttgtggagaCCAGGTATTTAAAGAGGAGGCTGATACATTTTGGAAAGAGTGGGATGTGGAAGGCTCTGGGAATCAGGCACAGAGGAGATGTCGAGTGGGACCTGGGGtaggtcagccacgatcatattgaacggtgggATAAGCTTAAGACTCCAAGTGgaaagaagacggcaggggaagagaaaaatacattgtggccttccatcacagtgaggaggtgactggaggagactcactgtgatggatgtttctttttgtttggtgttggtttatgattgtgtgtgttattgcattttttagtgcttatttttattggtcttattgttgaactgcgggtaagtttttcatttcactgcacatttatgtgtatgtgacgaataaattgactattgactattgatcttgGGTGGTGaccctgtggaatccattgccacagaagtgaagagacccgtcttcaggcccgaaacgtcacccattccttctctgcagagtcgctgcctgtctcgctgagttactccagcttttttttgtgtctgcctttggtttaaaccagtgtctgcagttccttcctctacgtTTACACAATCGGGCAAGCTCAAAATCTCCCACTGTAACTTAGCAAAAGTAGCTCCAGCAATATGTAAAGAGGAATCTCCACATCATTTTTGAAAGTGTTACTGCTTAGTTTGCATGATTCATTATTACTTTGCTTTGCTTGGGGCTGTGAACAAAGCTGTTTAAATGAGGAAGCTTCTTTCTACATAGAAAGTGCTTGCTGAGAGTGAAGGAGGGCAGTCGGGATGGACGTGGGTGGCTCTGAGACGGACCGGTCTGCGGTGGTACAGAATGCTCTGGTGTGCGTGGTCCTGGGCTTGGCCTCCCTGCTGGGGATCCCGGGGAACGGGATGGTCATCTGGGTGATCCTGTTCCACATGCAGCGGCAGAGGTCACCCACGGTGGTGTTGCTGCTGAACCTGGCCATAGCTGACCTGCTGGTTCTGGTCACCTTGCCCCTGTGGACCTACAGCTTTGTGCACGGCTGGCCCTTTGGCCAGATCTTCTGCAAGCTCCTCACCTTCGTGGTCCACTGCAACATGTACGTCAGCATCTTCCTCATCACGGCGATGAGCGGCGAGCGCTTTGCGGCCGTCCGCTACCCGTTCAGCTCGCAGCGATGGCGCACGGTGGCGGTGGTGTGGGCGGTAGTGCTTCTCGCCTGGGTGCTGGCCGCGCTCTTTGCCGCCCCGGTCCTGATGTACCAGGAGCTGGGCCACGATGACCAAGGGCAGGACCAGTGCATGTACGGCAACTTTAGCTCGGAAgggcaggagattctgtgcaCAATGGTACAATTCATTGTGGCTTTTGTCATCCCCTTCTCCATGATGTCCGTCTTCTACTTTGGCATCGGCAGGAAACTGAAAGGCATGAGCTTTAAACGGCAGACCAGGACAGGGGTGGTCATTGGCACCGTGGTGATTGTGTTCTTCGTCTGCTGGGTGCCTTACCATGTGGTGAACATGATCTCGCTGGCGGACATGGTGACCAGGGCAAACCAGACGGTGTCCGACACGCTGACTGACATCCACAACTACGGCATTCTCCTCGCTGGGGCGTTGGTTTTCTTCAACAGCTGTGCCAACCCTGTCATTTATGCTTTTGCCGCCCGCAGTATCCAAGATGGCTTCCGCGTGTCGGCCTTTGGACGGTTTTTCGACCAGATGACCAATTCCGTCAAAGAAGAATCCAGGATAAGAAGCAAGGACACATCAAAGAAAGACGAGAGCCTCACTTTGGAAGAGTTGCCCTCCAGCCTGAATAACTAAAGCTGCTCTCCAACCAAATTACAAACGTATTGTCTCTCGGTATCCTCTGGCTTTTGTCCCCTACTGGTTTGCTTTGTGATTGCCCGCCAGCTAATAAATGAAGTGGACTTCAAggatcgagagtcaagagtgttttattgtcatgtgacgcGAAACGGAACGAGGAagttcacagcggtagagttgctgcctcacagcgccggagacacaggttcgatcctgactacgggcgctgtctgtacggagtttgtacgttctccccgtgacccgcgtgggttttctccgggtgctccggtttcctcccacactccaaagacgtgcagggggttgtgggataattggcttctgtaaattgtccctagtgtgcaggatagtgctagtgtatgggtgctcAGGTatgggtgctggtgtgtgggtgctggtgtgtgggtgctggtgtatgggtgctggtgtatgggtgggtgctggtgtgtgggtgctggtgtatgggtgctggtgtatgggtgctggtgtgtgggtgctggtgtatgggtgggtgctggtgtatgggtgggtgctggtgtatgggtgggtgctggtgtatgggtgggtgctggtgtatgggtgggtgctggtgtatgggtgggtgctggtgtatgggtgggtgctggtgtatgggtgggtgctggtgtatgggtgggtgctggtgtatgggtgggtgctggtgtatgggtgggtgctggtgtgtgggtggtcCTGTatgggtgctggtgtgtgggtgctggtgtgtgggtggtcCTGTatgggtgctggtgtgtgggtgctggtgtgtgggtgctcatgtgtgggtgctggtgtgtgggtgctggtgtgtgggtgctcatgtgtgggtgctggtgtgtgggtgctggtgtatgggtgggtgctggtgtgtgggtgctggtgtgtgggtgctcatgtgtgggtgctggtgtgtgggtgctggtgtatgggtgctCCTGTaagggtgctggtgtatgggtgctggtgtatgggtgctggtgtatgggtgggtgctggtgtatgggtgggtgctggtgtatgggtgggtgctggtgtatgggtgctggtgtatgggtgctggtgtatgggtgggtgctggtgtatgggtgctggtgtatgggtgggtgctggtgtatgggtgctCCTGTaagggtgctggtgtatgggtgctggtgtatgggtgggtgctggtgtatgggtgctggtgtatgggtgggtgctggtgtatgggtgctggtgtatgggtgctggtgtatgggtgggtgctggtatatgggtgctggtgtatgggtgggtgctggtgtatgggtgctCCTGTaagggtgctggtgtatgggtgctggtgtatgggtgggtgctggtgtatgggtgggtgctggtgtaggggtgggtgctggtgtatgggtgggtgctggtgtatgggtgggtgctggtgtatgggtgctggtgtatgggtgctggtgtatgggtgggtgctggtgtatgggtgctggtgtatgggtgggtgctggtgtatgggtgttCCTGTaagggtgctggtgtatgggtgctggtgtatgggtgggtgctggtgtatgggtgctagtgtatgggtgggtgctggtgtatgggtgctggtgtatgggtgctggtgtatgggtgggtgctggtgtatgggtgggtgctggtgtatgggtgctggtgtatgggtgctggtgtatgggtgggtgctggtgtatgggtgggtgctggtgtatgggtgctggtgtatgggtgggtgctggtgtatgggtgggtgctggtgtgtgggtgggtgctggtgtgtgggtgctggtgtatgggtgggtgctggtgtgtgggtgctggtgtatgggtgggtgctggtgtgtgggtgctggtgtatgggtgggtgctggtgtgtgggtgggtgctggtgtgtgggtgctggtgtatgggtgctggtgtatgggtgggtgctggtgtatgggtgctggtgtatgggtgctggtgtgtgggtgggtgctggtgtatgggtgctggtgtatgggtgggtgctggtgtatgggtgggtgctggtgtatgggtgggtgctggtgtgtgggtgggtgctggtgtgtgggtgggtgctggtgtgtgggtgctggtgtgtgggtgctggtgtatgggtgctggtgtatgggtgctggtgtatgggtgggtgctggtgtatgggtgggtgctggtgtatgggtgctggtgtatgggtgggtgctggtgtatgggtgggtgctggtgtgtgggtgggtgctggtgtgtgggtgctggtgtatgggtgggtgctggtgtgtgggtgctggtgtatgggtgggtgctggtgtgtgggtgctggtgtatgggtgggtgctggtgtgtgggtgggtgctggtgtgtgggtgctggtgtatgggtgctggtgtatgggtgggtgctggtgtatgggtgctggtgtatgggtgctggtgtgtgggtgggtgctggtgtatgggtgctggtgtatgggtgggtgctggtgtatgggtgggtgctggtgtatgggtgggtgctggtgtgtgggtgggtgctggtgtgtgggtgggtgctggtgtgtgggtgctggtgtgtgggtgctggtgtgtgggtgctggtgtatgggtgctggtgtatgggtgctggtgtgtgggtgggtgctggtgtatgggtgggtgctggtgtatgggtgctggtgtatgggtgggtgctggtgtatgggtgggtgctggtgtatgggtgggtgctggtgtgtgggtgggtgctggtgtgtgggtgggtgctggtgtatgggtgctggtgtgtgggtgctggtgtgtgggtgctggtgtgtgggtgcttgtgtgtgggtgctggtgtgtgggtgctggtgtgtgggtgctggtgtgtgggtgctcATGCgtggggtaatcactggtcagcatggactaggtgggctgaagggcctgtttccatgctgaatctttaaagtctaaagtcacaacAGCTACGTAAAcccagtactctgtaaaacccataaaggggtaggccgtttagaacggagatgaggaaaaaccttttcagtcagagagttgtgaagctgtggaactctctgcctcagaaggcagtggaggccaattccctggatgctttcaagagagagttagatagagctcttagtgatggcggagtcgagggatatggggagaaggcaggatatctccccatatctcttgagatggcggagattgtggatgatcatggtgaatggcggtgctggctcgaagggccgaatggcctactcctgcacctacagtctattgtctaaacaaaaAAAGTCgggtatatattaaaaaaacagacaaaCATATAGACACTAATAGTGCAAAAGTAAAAAATAATGTCCCTAAGCCTACAGAGTTTGgaacctatttggaggttgtagtgtttaatagcccaaAGTGTGTGAAAACATTCCCCCTCAGATTGCGGTAACATTTCTCCCCCTTcgccttaaatctgtgccctgtggttcttgattcccttactctgggcaagagactctgagcatctaccttatctatccctctcatgattttacacgcccccataagatcacccctcatcctcctgcgctcctgggaatagagacccagcctgctcaacccaggccatttagaacggagatgaggaaaaaccttttcagtcagagagttgtgaatctgtggaattctctgcctcagaaggcagtggaggccaattctctgaatgcattcaagagagagctagatagagctcttaaggatagcggagtcagggggtatggggagaaggcaggaacgggatactgattgagaatgatcagccatgatcacattgaatagcggtgctggctcgaagggccgaatggccctattgtctattgtctattgtcagtcccttgagtcctggaaacatcctcgtatgCCTTCTCTGCTCACCCTTTCCAACTGTGGCGGTGATGGCCAAGGTTATTtggtccagaggaaacccaaccaTTGTTGGGTGATGGATAGGCAGGAGCTGTCAGCTGGCACATGGTGATTGAACCCCACTGGGGCACCCAGCTCTCTGGAGACACCTGCTGGATCAAAGGACGACCACCAGATCAACCGACATCATAAAGATGTTACCTCCAAAACAGCCATCTCAGGgattaaaatagacacaaaacactcgaAGGGCTCAATGGAG is part of the Rhinoraja longicauda isolate Sanriku21f chromosome 6, sRhiLon1.1, whole genome shotgun sequence genome and harbors:
- the LOC144594772 gene encoding leukotriene B4 receptor 1-like, which translates into the protein MDVGGSETDRSAVVQNALVCVVLGLASLLGIPGNGMVIWVILFHMQRQRSPTVVLLLNLAIADLLVLVTLPLWTYSFVHGWPFGQIFCKLLTFVVHCNMYVSIFLITAMSGERFAAVRYPFSSQRWRTVAVVWAVVLLAWVLAALFAAPVLMYQELGHDDQGQDQCMYGNFSSEGQEILCTMVQFIVAFVIPFSMMSVFYFGIGRKLKGMSFKRQTRTGVVIGTVVIVFFVCWVPYHVVNMISLADMVTRANQTVSDTLTDIHNYGILLAGALVFFNSCANPVIYAFAARSIQDGFRVSAFGRFFDQMTNSVKEESRIRSKDTSKKDESLTLEELPSSLNN